In Tachysurus vachellii isolate PV-2020 chromosome 24, HZAU_Pvac_v1, whole genome shotgun sequence, the sequence tgaagcttgaGACAACAAACatgatgtttatttctttcataaGTAATAATGACAAACCAATATCATATCtaaatttaaaaatctttatttacttactcacttgtttatttatttaatttatttacagacaTGAGTCATGAATGGGGTTTTGTTATCCTGGTCTTCTCAGGTCAGTGTTGTGTGCACTATaagttgtgtgtatttgtgtttacagATAGTGTGATCAATTCATTTCAGctcttaataaaatatatatattgataattgtttaaaaagctGTTAAAGAATGTGTCATGATTTTGTGTTTGATCCATATTTTGATCCAATGATATGTTTGTGATGATgatttaatttgtgtgtttatttattttgcatagtTATATGTGGTACAGGAGCATATATTCCTCATCGCTATCACTTTGTGAATGAGATTAAAACCTGGACTGAAGCTCAGACTTACTGCAGAGTGAATTACACTGATCTGGCAACCATCAGCAACATGGGAGAGATGAAGAAGCTGAATCACACACTGATGAAGGAAAATGCAAAGAAAGCTTGGATTGGTCTACAGAGAGCAGGACCTGGGAGATGGATGTGGTCTCTGGAAGACCAAACTTTCTACAGAGACGGAGTCAATTATACAAACTGGCATAGTAATGAACCAAATAATGCTGGGGGAGTTGAGTACTGTGTGGTATATAATAAGGATAATACATTATGGAATGATAAACTATGTGAAACATCGTATCCTTTTGTATGTTATGAAGGTAAGAGAtgttaataaaaagtaaataaatttaataatgttacagtaatgaaaatctaaatctaaaatggAGGATCTAATTGTGTTAGttatttttcttgatttttgttcttttattgacATAAGATGCAAAAATCTAATGAAGTCATGAATGAGCTATTCATTGTGTACATTaatgtttttcagaaaaaaacacaaacactaaaaaatatgtatttattaataataatatgagcTGGTACGATGCTCAGACCTACTGCAGAGAGAAATACACCGACCTGGTCAGTGTGAGGAACCAAACTGAGAATGAGGAGATCATGAGGGTGATTAAAGGTTCAGATATTTGGATCGGTCTGTTTAATGACTCCTGGAATTGGTCAGATCAGAGAAACTCCACATTCAGATACTGGAGATCTGACAAACCCAGTGGAAGTTTGAACTGCGCTGCAGTGTCTGAGTCTGAGCAACGTTACTGGACTGATGTGGACTGCACAGAAAAACTCCCGTTCATCTGCCATGAGAGTGAGTTACATTACACTCAACACTTtttagttgtatttattttaaagaattaaagtcCCTCTGATATAAAACACTGACTGCAGAACATCATACTGTATAGATTGTAGACTGTGAACATGTTGGAATGTTTATTTCTGGTACAATTATTATTCCCTGGTATATTCAGATAAACTGATCCTGATTAAGGAGAATAAGACCTGGAAAGAAGCTCTGATATACTGCAGGGACCATCATCATGACCTGGTCTCAGTTCGCTCTGAGGAGATGCAGCTCTGGGTGAAGGAAGTGACTCAAAACGCCTCCACTGAACACGTGTGGCTCGGCCTGCGTCACACCTGCGCTCTGGGCTTCTGGTACTGGGTGAATGGAGAGATGATCTGCTACCAGAACTGGGCTCCAGGTAACGGGACAGGATTGGAAGACTGCAGTCATGAGGAGAGAACAGGAGCAGTGCAGTCTAGAGGAGATCAGAAGTGGATCAGCCTGCCTCAGAGCCAAACACTCAACTTTATCTGCTCTACCTATGAAGGTTTGTCAGTGtagtgtttctgtatgtgtgtattaagtcAGTAAGATTTTCCTtcatattctattattatttttatttttattattattattattattattattattattcattctcttaatgcagatgttttattctattttaatgtAACTCCACTGTCTCTATACAGTATGATCTGTAGTATGTTATTATACTTACTGTTCTTATTAATAGCAGGTTTGTGGGTAATTATTGTGGAATCTATTTACCAGATGTTTAAACTACAGTGTGTTGGTTTGtagatttaattgtttttaaaattctttctcAGAATAAAGAACTATAACAAACTCAGTACATTTACACCCATGCAGGAAGTTTAGAACACCAAGACCTGCAAACACTGATgttaaaatcattattattctattttattattatctgtcATTTTTAATCAGCGGCTGGTGGTCTCTCTAATGCCGGCCATGTTAAATCTGAATATGGAGTTAAATGATTATTCTTATTttctcaaataaaataaatctcaagTATTCTGTTGAGAGTTTTTAATTGTCGCTGTCTTGTTtgtaatttgtatttgtttatttttctttataattgcCTGTATAGACTATAACTttgctgtaaatactgtacaaacCGTTGTAATTAGTTTTAGGGTCAAGGAAAAACTATAGCATTATAGAATTTTTACatgaaatcaaattaaaatatttcgACTCGTTAGGATTTCAGCGTGTTTCGTTTGGCCTCCAACAACAAATGATATCTAAGGCTGACGAATCAGCCATCATATTTAGAGAGTGGAAGGTTTTTTGATTTAGGAGATGCTTCTTTTATGATGAGTTCGAACAGCCAATCAGACACcttcttttcaattttattaaCAGAAGTTGCACCAAATCCAGACAGCGTGAGTTTGTTGAAACTTGCAAATACTTGTTTACAAAGCCTCCGGTACCTAAACACTAtctgttctcacacacaataGCTAGCTGTACCTTATTCAAAAAACCTCCTCACATGAcccaaaatacaaaacacaatgaACTTCCTGTTGCTATATATGAAAATAGTCTGTACCTTGGAAACATGCAGGTCTGAAACTGTCACATGACTGATGCTGAGATAATATCTGGTTCTAGGGCAGTATGATAGGAAATATAGAAGAGCTGAGAGGAAATATAGAAGACCATGTTTTGTAATCTCCCGTAATACATACACTTATATTTCCaatctacattttaaaaaaatataacgtaacgtttttgtttttttacacacactctgaaaATGACGTATTTACAATCTATTGGATTTTTAGAATAACTCTTGTAATAGACAGCCAAGAGTGAACAACTGTCTGTCATCCAGCTTATGTACAGCTTATCAACATGTTCTAAAAACTGAATCTGTTTCAACTCATCTTTTAGTCGACGATGAGTCTTGAAGCTTAAGTGATGGTttacgtttttatttttctcttaaaaTTACTAATTCACATTATATCACACAGTTCCTGTTTATTTCCTGGATCTCCATACCTCAAAGAGACCAATCCAATTTAATGCATTCCGAATGCATACTTTAACTCACAACTCTAAACCGTTGTCTTTAAGGAGTTATAAGAAGTCTAATGACAACTAAATAAGATAGAAGATTATAGCGGAGACCTAATGTTCAAATGAAACGCCTTTTTTCTAGCACATTTGGAACACAGCGGGAGCCTGATTAGATCTGACACAGCGAAGTGGGTAAGTCTGTGGGGTTGAATGAAATCTTCACAGCAGTTCAGTCACACTGCGGAGAGACGATGACGGCTAAATTAAAAAACGCTGACAGTCAGGAAGCACTATAACGGATAAGTTGGCATGGAATTGTATGAAATTGGACAGAATTGACCACGACAAAGAGCCTGGCTGTAATTAATAGATTAAATCAATTAGCACCCTTGTAATTAGCATGAAGGAGTGAAAATTGAGTTAGGCTCACAATTCCACTAAGAAAAAGGTGGTTTGAATCAAGGACACCTCAACAGAGACTTTAGTATTTTCTTTGGATTGCTTAAGACATTACCCACAATGTTGCATGACTACCTCCTAATAGCACTGTGGTGGGATTTGGCCTTTGCTGATTAGACCTTTAATCTGTTCAGCTCCCTCACTTTCATATGTGTATACTCTGCTAAAGCAGATTTTTACTCAAGAACAAAATACTTTCTTTTGAGAAAATGATTTCACTGCATGCCTTGTTGACTAGAGAATCACTTGTTTCCCTGCTTTAAATTTGGGTTTAACATAAACATGTCATTGTTAGAGCCCAGAATGCACTGAATCATGAACACTTTGTGCTTAGTGATTTACTTTTTGACATGAAAATAGATCTCAAGTGTTTTTCCTCTCAATTTCACCAAACTCTCAGTAACATTACATACCTCAGAACATGACCTGGCTCATCTGTGCACTATTAAGGCCTCCATAACCAAGTGTCCTCCAAGTGAACAAGACTCAGAGACTGAGACTAAAGCCACTTTTCGGCTCTTGGGTGAAATTGTGTTTTCAGCTCGTTGCACATGTTGCCTCGGGCCAATGTTGGCCAGTGTGTAATTTATGAGCCTCTTCACATTGTTTCCCTCTGTGGATTTTTAATATCGCTCAATGCCAGAGGGTTTTCGACtaataaatcagaaaataagGAAAACATGCTGTTAAGACTTGGATTTTTATATCATATAATGtcatttgctctgttttttgATAGACATTTAAGCTTGGATGTGGAGCATCCGTAATGCTGGCTAATTGTGATTAACTGAAATATGTCAATGATTATAGCAAAATGatttatcttctttttctttaataaataaagtaccTTGTTTCTAATTATACTTTCatactttcattttaattgataAGAAGACATGGAGGAAAATATTACTTAAATCATGTATTTGCGTATTGTATTCATCAGGTCTATAGGTCTACTGACTGCACCCCAAGAGTAATTGTTTTTAATGCACTTTCAATAGTGCACACAAGAGATCCTCCACTGCTCTTTTATAATTCTTTTCTAAAAGAGTCAGAGATCCATGTAGCATCACAGACGAGGCAGAGTTTCATTTGCCTTTTGTCTGTAAAAATGTCTCCTGGGCATTTGCATTTCCTTAGAACAAAAAAACCTTCTGAGGCacaggaagaaaggaaaagtgATTGACAATCTTTCTCATCCTTGTTCAGTCATACAAAGGTATTGATTTGGGAACTTGTGCCTGAGCAAGGGGATTAAATACAGTAACTCACAGAAGTTCACTTTAAATATTAGCAAAGTCTCAATCCCACTGTCCAAACTCTAACAGACCTTCTCTCACCGTAGAAGTCAGATAAATTGCATTTTAAACTAATATTAACATAAAGCCATGAATCACTCCTGAAAAGAATCCATCTCAGAATTAAAGACATGGTGACCTTCAGAGGCTGGACTGGAAGAAACATGGGGCAGGAGAGGTGATGTTATGGAGGAAAGCAAGGGCAAGATACTTCTGGTATTTTCAGTGATGTTTGATTTAAATcagctaaaaatgtaaaagttatgAATGaacaagcaaagaaagaaagaaagaaagaaagaaagaaagaaagaaagacaacaaaTTATGACAGAATAGATATGAAAAAGACGTATGGAAATGGTACAAATAGCAGAATTGGTGTTACTGAAAGAGTTAGAAAGTATACTGCTCTTACGAGGCAACCGATTTTCAGAGGCtggtatgatttattttttattttttttaatgtgtagtGAAGAAAATTACTATCTCTAACTGTTATTTTTTGGGTTTTCAGAAAGTTCATAGTAGGACTGAGCTGAGCTGAAATAGACATCATATTTAGTTTGCTAAAATAATTGCTGCTCATTTAGATGAAGTGTTTGACTGTGAGCTTCGAGAGGAAATGGATTGTTAGGAAATAAGAAGAGAGAAGCATGAAGATGCCTGTCAGAGACAGAGCAATTTTTAAATTGATGTTGTCACCAGATCAGTAATTGAGGTTAAATCCTGACCCTTGGTGTAATCAAAAACAGTGGACTTCtttggtttgtgttttgtttgctgcTCAACATGTCACGAAGATTAGCTTTTGGGTGATGTTATGATTGGGCTGCTATTTTACTCTTACATTTTACTCTACTATTACATTGAacacatatatttatgtgtatgtgtgtgtgtgtgtgtgtgtgtgtgtgtgtgtgtgcctgtgtgtacagtatgtgtgtgcgtgcaaagTAAAGGTAAAATACATTGTAAACATAAAGGTGTCACTTACTGGAATTTATCAGATTTGTTTTACTTTCAGTATTGTTGCTGTCATGTCCTATTACAAtgaatactattattattatccagtACTTAATCCAAAGAAAAGCAAAAGCTGAAAAATGATGTGCTCATCCAGTCAGGATCTTAAAACTCCACATGAATTATATTGTCTGAACAAAAAGACACGGCTTGTTCACTTGTATAATTGTCCTTCACCTGTGAAATATTAACAAAGCTCCCAGTTTCTGAACAATAATTACTTCAGTTGAACTGTCACCGAAGACACTGTCAGTCTGAAGGAAtggtgtaaaaatgaaaaaatagtgTAGAAAAGACTAAGGAGAATTCTAAAGAGATTAGGAATCTCCATAGGAATAGGAAAATTATATCAAAGAGGTTGGACATTCTAGTAACCACTGTTGGATCAATAATGAGGAAGTAGAAGTTGCATCACACTACCTGACAACGCACTCCCTAAAAACCTAATGTAAAAGACAAGACAGAGACTAGTCAAAGCAACAGTAGAGCCAGTGGTTTCTCAGAATGAGCTACAGAgtagaggtcttctcgggtctaaaaaAATTTACCCGTCCCGAAGTGACctgaatcactttttacctgaacccgacgtgcataattttttttttttttaagaagccgacccgagacaaacccgaaaaaattagacccgagtccgacccgtcccgttggcattttttttttaacccgactggacccgaatgttgcataactctacactaaagtaaccgctacagagtggattcaaaattgattgacaggtctgtttcaacgaaaattagcttaccgccagcCACACGTCGCCAGCCACATGTCacaagcggtcttggcaaacagaggagaggttggaaaaggactcgtgTCGATGCACACACACGAGATAAAGTAGctcgggtcttctcgggtccgttcggtaaaaacacattcattttaaattacccgagacccgatgtagctattattatacccgacccgtttccgaggcacacgtgaaacttttagacccgaacccgctcgggtctcggatcggacctcgggttttcggatctaagtggacctGTGAAGACCTCTACTACAGAGTACAGTGGCTGAGTCCAGCGATATTGCACAAGACAaccattttttatcatttaggAGCTCTGTGTAATTAAGGTCTGTATGCGTATCctggttaaaaaataatttaaaagcaCACATTTGACCAGTGAAGATATGTTAATTGTACCGAGCTCAAGCTCAAGATCCTGTATATGGGCAATTTTCAAGGCAGTAGGTGTGGTACAAGCctaacacatacataaataaacaccatCCCTAGGGCAATAAgtgctgatttttttcattttttgttagtcttaaagtgacaaataatgaatgatttgaAAAATGTCAATTAATGACTAAAGCCTTATATTAACTCAATTAATattctactgtatgtgttataCAATATTAGGTTTACTACCTTGAGTAACAATAGAGAAACCCCCCAATTTTAATACATATAATTAACAGATAATTGTAAAATAAGCCCAG encodes:
- the LOC132839335 gene encoding macrophage mannose receptor 1-like; translated protein: MRNIPDMSHEWGFVILVFSVICGTGAYIPHRYHFVNEIKTWTEAQTYCRVNYTDLATISNMGEMKKLNHTLMKENAKKAWIGLQRAGPGRWMWSLEDQTFYRDGVNYTNWHSNEPNNAGGVEYCVVYNKDNTLWNDKLCETSYPFVCYEEKNTNTKKYVFINNNMSWYDAQTYCREKYTDLVSVRNQTENEEIMRVIKGSDIWIGLFNDSWNWSDQRNSTFRYWRSDKPSGSLNCAAVSESEQRYWTDVDCTEKLPFICHENKLILIKENKTWKEALIYCRDHHHDLVSVRSEEMQLWVKEVTQNASTEHVWLGLRHTCALGFWYWVNGEMICYQNWAPGNGTGLEDCSHEERTGAVQSRGDQKWISLPQSQTLNFICSTYEGLSV